From Sandaracinaceae bacterium:
GGGCGCGCGCATCCTGGCGGGCCAGTCGATGTCGGTGACGCAGAAGCAGTCTCCGCGCGTGCAGACTGACGGGGAGGAGACGACGAAGCGGCTGGTCACTCTGCGTGGAACGCGCAAGTCGTCAGCCCCCACGGACTCGCCGCCGAAGCCCGAGCCGCCGCGCGACGAGCCCGACCCGAGCGCCACTGCACGCGATGAGCGCGACCCCGGCGAGCCACCGGACGAACCCGGCGACAAGTAGGCTCCGCGCGGCTCGATGACGGCTCGAGCCGCGCACAGCTGCGTCCGTCGCGGGCGGGCTCGCGGACAAATCCGTTGGCTGTGTACGTATCCGCGGCATTTGGCCGCGAAGATCTGCAATATCGACGAGCGGGCAGCAGGGGCTGCCGCCGAAGCTCTTGCGGCCGCCCCCTGGGAGAGGCGGCGCCGGGGAGCACCCGGGAAGAACGGGCTCTGGGAGAGGCGGCGCCGGGGAGCACCGGGGAAGAACGGGCTGCGCGAGAGGCAGTGCGGGGGAGCACCTGGGAGGCACGGGCCACGCGAGACGCGGGTTCCGTCGCCAGCTGAAGGCCCGGCGCGCGCGCTTCCCCCCTCAGAGCGCGTCGGCGAGGAAGTCGGCCACGAGCTCTATCGTGGCCGGCGCGGCGCCGAACATGTTCGTGCCGTGCGCGCCGTCCGCCACCTCCTCGAACCGCCAGCTCGCTGAACCGTCCGCCTCGAAGGCGGCGCTCCACGCGCGCTCCTCGGTCGAGTAGAGGAAGAGCAGCGGCAGCGGGTCGAGGGCGTCGCGGTGATCGGCGATGGCGTTCTGGTTCTCGGTGTACCCGCCGCCGGTGAGGAACGCGATGGCGCTCGGGCCCGAGACGGCGCCGGGGTCGACGGTGAAATCGAGCACCGACGTGGTGCCGTTGCTCGCCCCGACGAGGGCGTACGGCACGTCGGGGACGCACGGGTCGTCGACCAGCCACTGTACCGCGGCAAGCACGTCGAGCCGACCCGCTGGCCCTTCGTAGGCCTCTACCGGATCGCCCTCCGAGCCTCCCGCTCCGCGGCGGTCGACGTTGAGCACGGCGAGGCCGCGCTCGGTCAGCGCATCGAGGAGCTCGGCCGGGTAGTTCCCGCGCGTGTTGAAGGGCGGGATCATGTGGAAGAGCGCCACCGCGCCACGGATCTCGCCCGCGGGGCGCAGCGCGTCCGCCTCGAGCGTGACCCCGTCCTCGGTGGTCAGGGTCACCGTCTCCGCCAGCTCGCAGCGCCCGGCGTCCGGCAGGCCCGTGTCCGGAGCGCCAGCGTCCGGCAGACCCGTGTCCACCGAGCCGGCGTCCGAAGGATTGCGCGCCTCGCCTTCGCACGCGCCGAGGACGAACATGAGGAGGGGAAGACAGCCGAATCCGCGCATGCCGCACCGTACGCCGGCGCTCGGGTCCTGGTAACCCACCGGGTGGGGTGCTACCTGCGACGACGGTGGGCACCGCTGCGATCTTGTTGACCGTCTATGTCTGCCTCGCGCTGGGTACGAGCTTCCTCTGCTCGATCCTCGAGGCTGCGCTCCTCTCCACCCGCGAGGTGACCCTCACCCGTCGGACCGAGGAGGGGGACGCGGGCGCCAAGCGCCTGCTCAAGATCAAGCGCGAGCGCATCGACGACGCCATCAGCGCGATCCTCACGCTCAACACCATCGCGCACACCGTCGGCTCGACCATGGCCGGCGCGCAGGCCGCGATCGTCTTCGGCGACCAGTGGGTCGGCGTCTTCAGCGGCGTGCTCACGTTCCTGGTGCTGGTCGTCACCGAGATCATCCCGAAGACCCTCGGCACGGTCTACGCGGAGCGCCTCACCGGCTTCGTCGGAAGCACGATCTCGGTCCTGATGATCGGCCTCAAGCCGGTCCTCTTCTTCACCCGGCTGCTGACGGGCCTCTTCACCAAGCAGGGCCACGAGACG
This genomic window contains:
- a CDS encoding CocE/NonD family hydrolase, with translation MRGFGCLPLLMFVLGACEGEARNPSDAGSVDTGLPDAGAPDTGLPDAGRCELAETVTLTTEDGVTLEADALRPAGEIRGAVALFHMIPPFNTRGNYPAELLDALTERGLAVLNVDRRGAGGSEGDPVEAYEGPAGRLDVLAAVQWLVDDPCVPDVPYALVGASNGTTSVLDFTVDPGAVSGPSAIAFLTGGGYTENQNAIADHRDALDPLPLLFLYSTEERAWSAAFEADGSASWRFEEVADGAHGTNMFGAAPATIELVADFLADAL